Below is a genomic region from Carassius auratus strain Wakin chromosome 2, ASM336829v1, whole genome shotgun sequence.
accaagagttcacattaccgtctccagccgccagagggcgctctatgctgctcagttctcctgtagcatacactgaagacatagagcgccctctagcggctggagaaggtaatgttttctcttggttcttggttctaaataaatgcatctaataggccagtgcgacttatatatgtttttttttccttgtcatgacgtatttttggacttatactcaggtgcgacttatagtcagaaaaatacggtatatataaaatcttatattaatgatactaaaataacactgcgcGGTCCTCACATTTCTGCGGTCATACGGCGTGTGTATTCTGCGAttcagcactgtgtgtgtgttagtgttggGCGTCTATGCTTCTCCCCGAGGACCCCTGGCTGCGTGGTTTCATATCATCTTCATGTTGAACTTGCGCGTGGCTCCGGATGCGCTGGTGGTGACGGGTCCCTCGGTCTTCCTGAAGGAGTACTCCACGGTGAAGTTGTTCTTGCGCTGTCCTCGTCCTCGGCTCCACACGAACAGCAGCAGGAAGCAGAAGAGCACCACGCCCAGGAACGTGATGCAGCCCATGGCCGTGGACACCAGGATGGTGGTTAAATCCAGCGTGAACTTGAGGAAAACACGGGTGCTGTTGAGCCCGGTGTCGTTGAAGTCCACCGCGTACAGCGAGCGGTTGGCGAAGAGCCCCGGATCCACCAGCTGGCCTTTGACGGTCAGTGTGGCGAAGTAGGTGTCGTTTCCGCCGGCGTTGCTGGCGATGCAGATGTACGTGCCGCTGTCCGTGACCTGCGCGTAACGGATCTCTAGCGTCCCGCCGGGGAGGACCGTAATCCTGCCGTTGCTCTTGGAAGTGATCCTCCGTCTCTGAGGTGAAATCCAGATGATTGCCGGCGTCGGCTCGCCTTCGGCACGGCACAGGAACGACACCGGCTGGCCTTCGTGAGCGGTCACCTGCTGCAGCTTCCGGTTGCGGATCTTAGGCTTCTGGCAGGTGAAGTAGTCGAATAACGCCGAATCGGTGAACATGCTAAGCAGGTATCCCTGCACCTCCGGGGGTCCGGCGCACACCGGCATCTTCCCGTCGAAGTTTAAGGTGCGCCTGCGCTGCAGGATCCACAGCAGACGACAGTCGCAGGACAGCGGGTTCCCGTCCACACGGAGCGTCTCGAGGCTGTTGACCGAGTGGAAGGAGCTCTCCTCCAGAGTCACCAGATCATTGTTGGACAGGTTCAGGACCCGAATCTGACGCAGACCCCCCAGAGCGTGAGGCTCCACGGTGAGCAGGTTGGTGCTGACCATGTGCAGCTCCTTCAGTCTGAATAACAAGGACAGCTTTATTAATACGACTGCAGTTAATTGAGTAAAATGTTTGACAGCACCTGGATGGAAATGGACCACGggtcttaaatgcataatatgGTTAACTATAATAATGTTTGATTGAGAGTCTCTCCTTGAGTTTTTCTCTGCACGCACAATATTTCGACTAGGGTTATGCCAATATCgaattttcctgttgcgattaattgctaatgatTTTATCATAGTATACgctattatcacggtattgaaatttagttggtcataatacagtataacaggttaaatagcttttttcttataacaaaaataactgaacatttaaagacaaagcaatacagaaagatatataaagtttaaagttttaaacAGATTagaagtgcaaaagaactataaagaccaatacgTATCACTTTACACTATGATCTCATTAGTTaacttatttaatgcattaacattcacaatagctacatttgctacataagttattaatatttgttaaaaaaagacttgAATACTAAATCTTTAGATTACACAGTTGCAATTTTCG
It encodes:
- the LOC113112044 gene encoding leucine-rich repeat and immunoglobulin-like domain-containing nogo receptor-interacting protein 3, whose product is MASLWGLGWPGWLGLALALTAVPCTGCPPRCDCAAQLRSVSCQRKRLSGVPEGIPTETRLLDLSRNRLRWVAPGDLAPYPRLEELDLSENLINTLEPNAFASLQALRTLRLRGNQLKLVPMGAFARLANLTTLDLSENKIVILLDYTFQDLRSLKNLEVGDNDLVYISHKAFSGLIGLEDLTIERCNLTSVSGQTLSYLRNLVTLRLRHLSISALEDQNFRKLSALRGLEIDSWPYLEYISPLSFQGLNLSWLFITNTNISSVPSASFRNLAYLTALNLSYNPISTLESWAFRDLIRLKELHMVSTNLLTVEPHALGGLRQIRVLNLSNNDLVTLEESSFHSVNSLETLRVDGNPLSCDCRLLWILQRRRTLNFDGKMPVCAGPPEVQGYLLSMFTDSALFDYFTCQKPKIRNRKLQQVTAHEGQPVSFLCRAEGEPTPAIIWISPQRRRITSKSNGRITVLPGGTLEIRYAQVTDSGTYICIASNAGGNDTYFATLTVKGQLVDPGLFANRSLYAVDFNDTGLNSTRVFLKFTLDLTTILVSTAMGCITFLGVVLFCFLLLFVWSRGRGQRKNNFTVEYSFRKTEGPVTTSASGATRKFNMKMI